The following proteins come from a genomic window of Flavobacterium eburneipallidum:
- a CDS encoding tetratricopeptide repeat-containing sensor histidine kinase, which translates to MSSSSEDSLSIYMTKANDFSSNTKKRKEYTEKSFDIVMNQSDDSLQRANLFRIANRYYNLNDWTNYRKIALIVLEKAEANSDTLSKAKAYSYLGDYYGSQRISDSAFLYYYKAEKLYSQLGDNYDLATTRLNKALLQYNESDFSGSENSVFKALRVVKGKQFYDIEYESYNLLGSIYSELGEHDKSLEYHTKASNSEYSKTSPVEFQSRATSLNNVGFVYQNLNQHKKAIPYFEEGLKQKKDLILYKISLYAMLLDNLGYSRLKIKEDKGLPELFYESLKIKDSLQLTSSMITTKIHLSEYFAYKKDTVRATHYSKEALATARKSRNSRNILLLLKQLALIEPNKAAIYNKEYIRLNDSLQKADRNIAEKFSRIEYETDEIKQENTDLTAKNRNLVYIFGSVLILGMFMYIIKAQKSKNRELLFKQEQQKANEEIYNLMISQQIDVESIRVKEKKRVAQELHDGVLGRMFGVRMNLDSLNKINDESASVQRNSYLTELKNIEQDIREISHDLNREKSELINNFVAIVENLFEDQKKTFPVKLISSIDSTIKWDKISNATKINLYRIIQESLQNCNKYAKAKNVKIEFKKGVEDNILLEISDDGIGFNLNKGKKGIGIQNMISRIKECQGTFDIKSKKGEGTSIVVSVPT; encoded by the coding sequence ATGTCTTCCTCTTCGGAAGATAGTTTGTCTATATATATGACAAAGGCTAATGATTTTAGTTCAAATACCAAAAAAAGAAAAGAATATACAGAAAAATCGTTTGATATTGTAATGAATCAATCAGATGATTCGTTACAAAGAGCTAATTTGTTTCGAATCGCCAATAGGTATTACAATTTGAATGATTGGACAAATTATCGAAAAATTGCATTAATTGTTTTAGAAAAAGCAGAGGCTAATAGTGATACATTGAGTAAAGCTAAAGCTTATTCTTATTTGGGGGATTATTATGGTTCCCAAAGAATATCTGATAGTGCCTTTTTGTATTATTATAAAGCTGAAAAACTATACTCTCAACTTGGTGATAATTATGATCTTGCTACAACAAGATTGAATAAAGCTTTACTACAATATAATGAAAGTGATTTTTCAGGTAGTGAAAATTCAGTTTTTAAAGCTTTAAGGGTTGTTAAAGGAAAGCAATTTTATGATATTGAATATGAATCTTATAATCTTTTAGGGTCAATTTATAGTGAACTAGGAGAGCATGATAAATCATTAGAATATCATACTAAAGCATCAAATAGTGAGTATAGTAAAACATCTCCAGTAGAATTTCAATCTAGAGCTACTTCTTTAAATAATGTAGGTTTTGTTTATCAAAATTTGAATCAACATAAAAAGGCTATACCCTATTTTGAAGAAGGACTCAAACAAAAGAAAGATTTAATTCTGTATAAAATATCATTATATGCGATGTTGTTGGATAATTTAGGTTATTCTAGACTAAAAATTAAAGAAGACAAAGGTTTGCCTGAACTGTTTTATGAATCTCTAAAGATTAAAGACAGTTTGCAATTAACGTCAAGTATGATTACCACAAAGATTCATTTATCTGAATATTTTGCTTATAAAAAAGATACAGTAAGAGCTACGCATTATTCAAAAGAAGCTTTGGCTACAGCTCGGAAGTCAAGGAATTCAAGAAATATATTGTTGCTTCTAAAACAATTAGCTTTGATAGAGCCAAATAAAGCCGCCATTTACAACAAAGAATACATTCGTCTTAACGACAGTTTGCAAAAAGCAGATCGGAATATTGCTGAAAAATTCTCTCGCATAGAATATGAAACCGATGAGATCAAACAAGAAAATACAGACTTAACAGCCAAAAACAGGAATTTAGTTTATATTTTTGGCTCTGTTTTGATACTTGGTATGTTTATGTATATCATCAAAGCGCAAAAATCCAAAAATAGAGAATTATTATTCAAGCAAGAACAACAAAAAGCCAACGAGGAAATTTATAACTTAATGATTTCTCAACAAATTGATGTTGAGTCAATTAGGGTTAAAGAGAAAAAGCGTGTTGCACAAGAATTGCATGATGGTGTCCTCGGAAGAATGTTTGGTGTGAGAATGAATCTGGATAGTTTGAATAAAATAAACGACGAAAGTGCTTCTGTTCAGAGAAATAGTTATTTAACAGAATTAAAAAATATAGAACAAGATATTCGTGAAATTTCACATGATTTGAATAGGGAAAAATCAGAATTAATTAATAACTTCGTTGCTATCGTAGAAAATTTGTTTGAAGATCAAAAAAAGACCTTTCCTGTTAAATTGATTTCCAGTATTGATTCTACTATAAAATGGGACAAAATAAGCAATGCTACTAAGATTAATTTGTACAGAATTATTCAAGAATCGCTACAGAATTGTAACAAATATGCCAAAGCCAAGAACGTTAAAATAGAATTCAAAAAAGGGGTTGAAGACAACATACTTTTAGAGATAAGTGATGACGGAATTGGGTTTAATTTAAACAAAGGAAAGAAAGGAATTGGCATACAAAATATGATTTCTAGAATCAAAGAATGCCAAGGAACATTTGACATAAAATCAAAAAAAGGAGAAGGAACCTCAATTGTGGTTTCTGTCCCAACCTAA
- a CDS encoding response regulator: MNESIDTALIKKNILIIDDHPFIIEGYKNGITRYKPTQYEYSISQAVDCKSGYELITNPNTVAFDIAFLDISMPTYEEKGLRSGEDLARLLKEYMPNCQIILLTMYTEELKIKNIIDTINPSGLVIKNDLTFEELLFGFDKVINNEIYYSQSIQKMLDLAQQETIEIDVFDKQILFHISKGTRTIDIPQYVPISLEAIEKRKLNLKKILNVHDQTDTELVREAKNKGLLF; encoded by the coding sequence ATGAATGAGTCTATTGATACAGCATTAATTAAAAAAAACATATTAATTATTGATGACCATCCCTTTATAATTGAAGGTTATAAAAACGGCATTACGAGGTATAAACCCACTCAATATGAGTATTCTATCTCGCAAGCTGTGGATTGTAAATCTGGCTATGAACTTATTACTAATCCCAATACAGTGGCTTTTGATATCGCTTTTTTAGATATAAGTATGCCAACTTATGAAGAAAAAGGACTCCGATCAGGCGAAGATTTGGCTAGATTATTGAAAGAATACATGCCCAATTGCCAAATTATTTTACTCACAATGTACACCGAAGAGTTAAAAATAAAAAATATCATTGACACTATAAATCCTAGTGGATTAGTAATAAAAAATGATCTAACATTTGAAGAACTTCTTTTTGGATTTGATAAAGTAATCAATAATGAAATTTATTACAGTCAATCCATTCAAAAAATGCTAGATTTAGCACAGCAGGAAACCATAGAAATTGATGTTTTCGATAAGCAGATTCTTTTTCATATATCCAAAGGAACCAGAACGATAGATATTCCGCAATATGTACCCATATCGCTCGAGGCTATCGAGAAAAGAAAACTAAACCTAAAAAAAATATTAAACGTACATGATCAAACGGATACTGAATTAGTACGAGAAGCTAAAAATAAAGGCTTACTTTTTTAA
- a CDS encoding prolyl oligopeptidase family serine peptidase, which produces MKKIIFTLVTMTAIASYGQQNLKYPITQKGETVDTYFDTKVSDPYRWLEDDKSEATAAWVKAENEVTYDYLSKIPFRAALKNRMQKLWNYEKIEEPSIEGDFTYYLKNNGLQNQSVLYRKDRTGKEEIFLDPNTFSKDGTTSLGEIDFSKDGSMLAYSISEGGSDWRKVAIMNVLTKKITEDTLVDVKFSGLSWRGNEGFYYSSYDKPKGSQLSAKTDQHKLYFHKLGTAQKEDQIIFGADQKRRYVRGSVTQDGRFLIITAANTTYGNELYFKNLTKNNSPIVCVVDHFKSDSDVLDSQGNTLYIKTDWNAPNKRIVTVDIKNPKPENWKDFIPETNNVLTPTTAAGFIFANYMKDAVSFIQQYDYSGKLIRNIQLPGLGTAKGFAGGNKESIVYYSFANYTSPLTIYALEPKSGKSTLYQKPKVGFNSEDYVSNQVFYTSKDGTKIPMMITHKKGLKLDGKNPTILYGYGGFNISLTPSFNITNAVWMENGGIYAVANLRGGGEYGKKWHDAGTQMQKQNVFDDFIAAAEYLITNNYTASDFLAVRGGSNGGLLVGAVMTQRPDLMKVALPAVGVLDMLRYHTFTSGAGWAYDYGTSQDSKEMFEYIKKYSPVHNVKKGIQYPATIVTTGDHDDRVVPAHSFKFAAELQEKQSGTNPVLIRIDVKAGHGAGKSVEATIQENADIQAFTLYNMGFKELP; this is translated from the coding sequence ATGAAAAAAATAATATTTACACTAGTTACAATGACTGCAATAGCATCCTACGGACAACAAAACCTAAAATACCCAATAACCCAAAAAGGAGAAACAGTAGATACTTATTTCGATACGAAAGTTAGCGATCCCTACCGTTGGTTAGAAGATGACAAATCCGAGGCAACTGCTGCTTGGGTCAAAGCAGAAAATGAAGTGACTTATGATTATTTGTCGAAAATTCCGTTTAGAGCAGCTCTCAAAAATCGAATGCAAAAACTTTGGAATTACGAAAAAATAGAAGAGCCTTCAATAGAAGGAGATTTTACCTATTATCTTAAGAATAATGGTTTGCAAAATCAATCGGTTTTATATCGAAAAGATCGTACTGGAAAAGAAGAAATTTTCTTGGATCCGAATACTTTTTCCAAAGACGGAACAACTTCTTTGGGTGAAATCGATTTTTCGAAAGACGGTTCCATGTTGGCTTATTCTATTTCAGAAGGCGGAAGCGATTGGCGAAAAGTGGCGATTATGAATGTTCTTACCAAAAAAATTACTGAAGACACTTTGGTCGATGTCAAATTCAGCGGATTGTCTTGGCGAGGAAACGAAGGCTTTTATTACTCTAGTTACGACAAGCCCAAAGGCAGTCAATTATCCGCAAAAACCGATCAACACAAATTATATTTTCATAAGTTAGGAACGGCTCAAAAAGAAGATCAGATTATTTTTGGCGCAGACCAAAAGCGAAGATACGTAAGAGGAAGCGTTACTCAAGATGGTAGGTTTTTAATCATCACAGCAGCTAACACAACCTATGGAAACGAGTTGTATTTCAAGAATTTGACTAAAAACAATAGCCCGATTGTTTGTGTCGTGGATCATTTCAAAAGCGATAGTGATGTTTTAGACAGTCAAGGCAATACATTATATATCAAAACCGATTGGAATGCGCCCAACAAACGCATCGTTACTGTGGATATAAAAAATCCAAAACCTGAAAATTGGAAAGACTTTATTCCTGAAACCAACAATGTTTTAACACCTACTACTGCTGCGGGTTTTATTTTTGCCAATTATATGAAAGATGCCGTTTCGTTCATCCAGCAGTATGATTATTCAGGAAAATTAATTCGTAACATTCAACTACCAGGATTGGGTACAGCAAAAGGTTTTGCTGGTGGTAATAAGGAATCAATAGTGTATTATTCGTTTGCTAATTATACCTCGCCGCTAACCATTTATGCGCTAGAACCAAAATCAGGAAAATCAACACTGTATCAAAAACCAAAAGTAGGTTTCAATAGTGAAGATTATGTTTCCAATCAAGTTTTTTATACTTCCAAAGACGGTACCAAAATCCCGATGATGATTACCCACAAAAAAGGATTGAAACTCGATGGTAAAAATCCAACAATTCTCTATGGTTATGGCGGTTTCAATATCAGTTTGACGCCAAGTTTTAATATTACCAATGCCGTTTGGATGGAAAACGGAGGGATTTATGCCGTAGCCAATTTGCGAGGCGGAGGCGAATACGGCAAAAAATGGCATGATGCAGGAACCCAAATGCAAAAACAAAATGTGTTCGATGATTTTATCGCAGCAGCCGAATATTTGATTACCAACAACTATACTGCTTCTGATTTTCTAGCCGTTCGTGGCGGGTCTAACGGAGGTTTGCTAGTTGGAGCTGTGATGACGCAACGTCCTGATTTGATGAAAGTCGCTTTGCCAGCCGTTGGTGTTTTGGATATGTTGCGCTACCACACCTTTACTTCAGGAGCAGGTTGGGCTTATGATTATGGAACTTCTCAAGACAGCAAGGAAATGTTTGAGTATATCAAGAAATATTCTCCTGTGCATAACGTAAAAAAAGGAATCCAATATCCAGCCACGATCGTCACCACAGGCGATCACGACGATAGAGTAGTACCCGCACACAGTTTTAAATTTGCTGCCGAATTGCAAGAAAAACAAAGTGGAACCAATCCTGTTTTGATCCGTATTGATGTCAAAGCGGGTCACGGTGCCGGAAAATCAGTAGAAGCTACCATTCAGGAAAATGCCGATATTCAGGCTTTTACTTTGTATAATATGGGATTTAAAGAATTGCCGTAG
- a CDS encoding glycine--tRNA ligase → MAKQEDLFKNVVSHAKEYGFIFPSSEIYDGLSAVYDYAQNGVELKKNIREYWWKSMVQMNDNIVGLDAAILMHPTTWKASGHVDAFNDPLIDNKDSKRRYRADVLIEDYAEKLNLKAKKEIEKAKVRFGDAFNEQEFITTNTRVVEYLAKEREILERMGRSLGSGDLEDVKALIEELEIACPESGSRNWTEVRQFNLMFGTKLGASADTAMDLYLRPETAQGIFVNFLNVQKSGRMKVPFGIAQTGKAFRNEIVARQFIFRMREFEQMEMQFFVRPGEEMQWYEHWKTTRLNWHLSLGLGKEKYRFHDHEKLAHYANAAADIEFDFPFGFKELEGIHSRTDFDLKAHEQYSGRKLQYFDAELNQNYVPYVVETSVGLDRMFLAVFATSLKEETLEDGSTRTVLKLPAVLAPTKAAILPLVKKDGLPEIANKIIDDLRWDFNVAYDEKDAVGRRYRRQDALGTPFCITVDHQTIDDQTVTIRHRDTMKQDRVAIADLKSIIENEVSMKNWLMKM, encoded by the coding sequence ATGGCAAAACAAGAAGATTTATTTAAGAATGTAGTTTCGCACGCAAAAGAGTACGGATTTATTTTTCCGTCAAGCGAAATATACGATGGTTTAAGTGCAGTTTACGATTATGCACAAAACGGAGTAGAATTAAAAAAGAACATACGCGAATATTGGTGGAAATCAATGGTTCAGATGAACGATAACATCGTTGGATTAGACGCAGCTATATTGATGCATCCAACGACTTGGAAAGCATCTGGTCACGTTGACGCCTTCAACGATCCATTGATTGACAACAAAGATTCTAAAAGAAGATACAGAGCTGACGTTTTGATTGAAGATTACGCCGAAAAGCTGAATCTAAAAGCAAAAAAAGAAATCGAAAAAGCGAAAGTTCGTTTTGGAGACGCTTTCAACGAACAAGAATTCATCACAACCAACACAAGAGTGGTAGAATATCTAGCCAAAGAAAGAGAAATTCTGGAAAGAATGGGGCGTTCTTTGGGTTCTGGCGACTTGGAAGACGTAAAAGCATTAATCGAAGAATTGGAAATTGCTTGTCCGGAATCGGGTTCCAGAAATTGGACAGAAGTACGTCAATTCAACCTGATGTTCGGTACTAAACTTGGAGCTTCTGCAGATACGGCAATGGATTTATATTTGCGTCCAGAAACTGCTCAAGGTATTTTTGTGAACTTCTTGAATGTTCAAAAGTCGGGAAGAATGAAAGTTCCTTTCGGAATTGCCCAAACGGGTAAAGCGTTTAGAAATGAAATCGTTGCCAGACAATTCATCTTCCGTATGCGTGAATTCGAACAAATGGAAATGCAATTTTTTGTACGTCCAGGTGAAGAAATGCAATGGTACGAACATTGGAAAACCACTCGTTTGAACTGGCACTTATCTCTTGGTTTAGGAAAAGAAAAATACCGTTTTCACGATCACGAAAAATTAGCACATTATGCCAATGCTGCTGCTGATATTGAGTTTGATTTCCCTTTCGGATTCAAAGAATTAGAAGGAATTCACTCTCGTACGGACTTTGATTTGAAAGCACACGAACAATATTCAGGTAGAAAATTACAGTATTTTGATGCTGAATTGAATCAGAATTATGTTCCTTATGTGGTAGAAACTTCAGTAGGTTTGGATAGAATGTTTTTGGCAGTTTTCGCCACTTCATTAAAAGAAGAAACTTTGGAAGATGGTTCAACCAGAACAGTTCTAAAATTACCCGCAGTTTTAGCGCCAACAAAAGCGGCTATTTTACCATTGGTAAAGAAAGATGGATTACCAGAAATTGCTAATAAAATCATTGACGATTTGCGTTGGGATTTCAACGTGGCCTATGATGAAAAGGATGCAGTTGGAAGACGTTATAGAAGACAAGATGCTTTGGGAACTCCTTTCTGTATCACGGTGGATCACCAAACTATCGATGATCAAACGGTAACGATTCGTCATAGAGACACCATGAAACAAGACCGTGTTGCTATTGCAGATTTGAAATCAATTATCGAAAATGAAGTTTCGATGAAAAATTGGTTGATGAAAATGTAA
- a CDS encoding 3-oxoacyl-ACP reductase, producing MKKSIFTIGLLSLVMILTSFTTPEVTTLNGSGNTSVGGNVRLQGSGNTSVGGNVRLDGSGNTSVGGNVRLDGSGNTSVGGNVRLQGSGNTSVGRNVRLD from the coding sequence ATGAAAAAGTCAATTTTTACTATCGGATTGTTGTCATTAGTAATGATATTAACTTCATTTACTACTCCAGAAGTAACAACTCTTAATGGTTCAGGAAATACAAGTGTTGGAGGAAACGTAAGATTACAAGGTTCAGGAAATACAAGTGTTGGAGGTAACGTAAGATTAGATGGTTCAGGAAACACAAGTGTTGGAGGTAATGTAAGATTAGATGGTTCAGGAAATACAAGTGTTGGAGGAAATGTAAGATTACAAGGTTCAGGAAACACAAGTGTTGGAAGAAACGTGAGATTAGATTAA
- a CDS encoding LytR/AlgR family response regulator transcription factor: protein MNYPYIVIDDNQESVLKTKAIADGFSELVFVASANNYTDGLNLILEHTPKIVFLEIDPADKTSNLSLQLINELYRYLKVVPKIIVTTTKKELAFDAIQFEVADYLIKPVQRVDLVKTLLKLKKAIGEDEVFLSQSPMLDASSKFVGEPQVIVSEQASVSKKEQPLVLCIKSYGDYRYIDARDICYFQADNNSTDIHLNNGEMITAFKTLKHFESVLPHPFSRIHNSYIVNRHYISRIHTGNAVCYIKNSTTKLPFSKSYKENVDLIISEFANGNYLEI from the coding sequence ATGAATTACCCGTATATTGTAATTGACGATAATCAAGAAAGTGTCTTAAAAACTAAAGCTATTGCTGATGGTTTTTCGGAGCTTGTCTTCGTGGCTTCGGCTAATAACTATACGGATGGTTTGAATCTAATATTAGAACACACTCCCAAAATAGTTTTTCTCGAAATTGATCCAGCCGATAAAACCAGTAATCTGTCCTTGCAACTTATCAATGAATTGTATCGGTATTTGAAGGTGGTTCCAAAAATTATTGTTACAACTACTAAAAAGGAGTTGGCTTTTGATGCGATACAATTTGAAGTAGCAGACTATTTAATCAAGCCTGTTCAACGTGTAGATTTGGTTAAAACGCTTTTAAAATTAAAGAAAGCCATTGGAGAAGATGAAGTTTTTTTGTCTCAATCGCCAATGTTAGATGCTTCCTCAAAATTTGTTGGAGAGCCACAAGTCATAGTTTCAGAGCAAGCTAGTGTTTCAAAAAAAGAACAACCTCTAGTGTTGTGTATCAAATCGTATGGCGATTATCGTTATATTGACGCAAGAGATATTTGTTATTTCCAAGCTGATAATAATTCTACTGATATTCATCTTAATAATGGTGAAATGATTACGGCTTTCAAAACATTGAAGCATTTTGAGAGCGTTTTGCCTCATCCTTTTTCTAGAATTCACAACAGTTATATTGTAAACCGCCATTACATTTCCCGAATACATACAGGAAATGCAGTGTGTTATATTAAAAACTCTACTACAAAGCTACCTTTTTCTAAATCTTATAAGGAAAATGTAGATCTTATAATATCCGAATTTGCCAATGGTAATTATCTGGAAATTTAA